From the Limanda limanda chromosome 2, fLimLim1.1, whole genome shotgun sequence genome, one window contains:
- the LOC133018052 gene encoding trinucleotide repeat-containing gene 6C protein-like — MEEKKKKRQEEKTKKDTAQKKAADQKPKVPELAPTKPSPGPPHHLHPASLALPLSSSSSSSSGNGKHTSSSSQLPTQTPPLQQCQLSSASARYPPREVPPRFRQQEHKQLLKRGQPLPAGALSALTLSSSSTSSSYFFSTSTSSTTPNSATSTAGKRHPDISLQCGSGAKYETSRWGASLPVESPTSANSWDKVIIDESDKEAWTYISHNSDPNHSAAPECLLGSASSNLDTSAISISMSMATGAAGQQAHYTSLKANNNMMTGPGSANTLAGNRGWGSDVKQESMNGGRVGAPNNWGSPNFNLNLNPNANPSAWPVLGHEGGDPNGVSNSASLPPGINGNGNMGNGSLGGTDNGGGGWGGMLSPNENDQRPSCNTSLSFNMDLNTDGPNHTKQQQQVQEPMSPIHGLTGWGGQSPTESSQLNGDTTSTSLWGGGETKAADSPKDSGWDSNPSRGHSAWGRQGSGGGSSGSGGWGDWGKSAGGGDGSKGWDSVDAGSSGSGQEQPLSAWGQQPGTAPASDGSGDSSEGRSQQRDRSSSMEFTPGPPRQDLDPRVLSNTGWGQTPIRQHTVWEMEEASCDDGKSNSSSVGGSSSNGGPSSTNGGTINPNINPNIGSSQRPGSGGKSDKGESSSSGWGAPPPQPIQTGSGWGEPPQSLSKAPNGTTNNWGDPMPTNGHKSGGTPSWGSEDKSPNWEDGPKKSQPTSWGEGPKNNHGRGRSNGGSNGPSTDWGEKEVKNNGSSSSMWEGEGGNAGNGGWKDSPRGGNREGGWSKPAPAVSNSSWGENPRSNGPVERSNGPVQGGWGSSKPQESSSSSSTGSGGGGGGSIGSWGGPGSVKQNTSTWSNVSKQDQVKETSGWLEPSPPSVRRNMEIDDGTSTWGESTTFNKSANMWDRNNPNNDPGNSGSTPSKNGGMIMPNNNINNHSVSPGNNNHHHAHHVHHHPHHGQPPTHLQHHGNNNGSPNNAVSHPGPGPQGRPPLANPGWGELPSVQPKSEPAWGEPAAPTSTVDNGTAAWGKPQRGVGMWGDGSHESSGPYGRANGPPGSTPCKPGPKPMQEGWGNGGEEMGMSTSQWDTEDGEMWNSPTSQESSSSCNSWGNGPKKFPSKGKMGNKPDEAWIMNRLIKQLTDMGFPRDPAEEALKSNNMNLDQAMSALLEKKTDLDKRGMGMSDYSNGMNKPMVCRPSALSKDPSDRNSFLDKDGMLSDDASPSPFLPSPSLKLPLANSSLPGQGLGQGNPGLAMQNLNNRQQIPSGMFGSSGAAQTRAMQQQQQQQQQQQQQQQQQQQPPQPPVPPLSSSQPSLRAQVPQFLTPQVQAQLLQFAAKNIGLNPALLTSPINPQQMTLLYQLQQLQMAYQRLQIQQQMMQAQRNVSGPIRQQEQQVARTITNMQQQIQQHQRQLYQALLMKQQQLPSHSSSSSSSSGLHHPGGPTGGHGSGKSSLDPFTGSHQAPGLVDTMHTKEPPSSPNAYSSYSLSGLNPNMNVNCMEVGGLSLKEPPQPQSRLSQWTHSNSMDSGNSSNMEHNLNKHGAISAASNLGPPGKPPHLDDSYSPYNLMSSSDSPTSPLVPPDSWGQGKSPNEKITNGTNINWPPEFCPGVPWKGLQNIDPENDPNMTPGSVHSGPTINTNIHDVNRYLLRDRNGGKLSDMKSTWSQGPISQSQGSLSHELWKVPQGPRSSVAPSRPPPGLTNSKSSSTWGGNSLGLAQGWSSSYTSEGTTWSTDSPNRTSSWLVLRNLTPQIDGSTLRTLCMQHGPLITFHLNLTQGNAVVRYSSKDEAAKAQKSLHMCVLGNTTILAEFAGEEEVNRFFAQGQSLAANTSSWQANPGTNQNRMGGAPQSHSIGQWSSGGSKNSGNDLLWGGVPHYSSLWGPPGGEDTRVIGSPTSINTLLPGDLLSGESM; from the exons acATATCCCTCCAGTGTGGCTCTGGTGCCAAGTATGAGACCTCTCGTTGGGGAGCCTCTTTGCCAGTTGAAAGCCCCACCAGTGCCAACAGCTGGGACAAAGTGATTATTGACGAAAGTGACAAAGAAGCTTGGACCTACATCAGCCACAATAGTGACCCCAACCACTCTGCAGCACCAGAATGCCTCTTAGGCTCAGCTAGCTCTAACCTAGACACCAGTGCTATCAGTATATCAATGAGTATGGCCACAGGTGCCGCCGGCCAGCAGGCCCACTACACCTCTCTCAAAGCTAACAATAATATGATGACTGGACCTGGGTCCGCCAACACACTAGCTGGTAATAGAGGCTGGGGCTCTGATGTGAAACAAGAAAGTATGAATGGTGGTCGAGTAGGAGCACCCAATAACTGGGGCTCTCCCAATTTTAACTTGAATCTTAATCCCAATGCCAACCCATCAGCATGGCCTGTGCTGGGCCATGAAGGTGGTGACCCCAATGGAGTCTCTAACTCTGCATCTCTCCCACCAGGTATTAATGGCAATGGAAACATGGGAAATGGGAGCCTAGGAGGTACTGATAATGGTGGGGGAGGTTGGGGTGGCATGCTAAGTCCCAATGAAAATGATCAGCGCCCTTCATGCAACACAAGCTTGTCCTTCAATATGGACCTTAACACTGATGGACCAAACCACACTAAGCAACAACAGCAAGTTCAAGAGCCTATGAGCCCTATCCACGGCTTAACTGGTTGGGGAGGCCAGTCACCCACCGAATCATCCCAGCTCAATGGGGACACAACAAGCACCTCTTTATGGGGTGGTGGAGAAACAAAGGCAGCTGACTCTCCAAAGGACTCAGGCTGGGACTCAAATCCATCAAGAGGTCATTCTGCCTGGGGCCGCCAAGGCAGTGGTGGAGGGAGTAGTGGAAGTGGTGGCTGGGGTGACTGGGGGAAATCTGCTGGGGGTGGAGATGGATCTAAAGGCTGGGACTCAGTAGATGCTGGTAGTTCAGGTTCAGGCCAAGAGCAGCCACTTAGTGCATGGGGCCAGCAGCCTGGAACAGCACCAGCAAGTGATGGTAGTGGAGACAGCAGTGAAGGTAGATCCCAGCAGAGAGACAGGTCCTCCAGCATGGAGTTTACCCCTGGGCCACCCCGACAAGACCTGGACCCTAGGGTGCTGAGCAACACGGGTTGGGGACAGACCCCCATTCGACAGCACACTGTATGGGAGATGGAGGAAGCCAGTTGTGATGATGGCAAGAGCAACAGCAGCTCTGTAGGAGGCTCCAGCTCTAATGGTGGACCTTCATCCACCAATGGAGGTACCATTAATCCCAACATTAATCCCAACATTGGCTCTAGTCAGCGGCCTGGGTCTGGAGGAAAAAGTGACAAAGGAGAATCATCATCCTCTGGTTGGGGAGCCCCTCCACCTCAGCCAATCCAGACTGGATCAGGATGGGGAGAACCTCCACAGTCACTTAGCAAAGCCCCAAATGGCACTACAAATAACTGGGGAGACCCTATGCCCACCAATGGTCATAAAAGTGGGGGAACACCGTCCTGGGGTTCTGAGGACAAGTCACCAAATTGGGAAGATGGCCCTAAGAAAAGCCAGCCTACTAGCTGGGGTGAAGGCCCCAAAAATAACCATGGACGGGGAAGGAGTAATGGTGGTTCCAATGGCCCTAGCACAGACTGGGGAGAAAAAGAGGTAAAAAACAATGGTTCTTCCAGCAGCATGTGGGAAGGAGAAGGTGGTAATGCCGGAAATGGTGGATGGAAGGATAGTCCCAGAGGAGGAAATAGAGAAGGAGGCTGGAGCAAGCCTGCTCCTGCTGTGAGTAATAGCAGCTGGGGGGAGAACCCACGTTCTAATGGCCCAGTAGAACGTTCTAATGGCCCAGTGCAGGGAGGCTGGGGATCATCCAAGCCCcaggaaagcagcagcagcagcagtactggaagtggaggaggaggaggcggcagcATTGGTTCTTGGGGTGGTCCTGGTTCTGTGAAACAAAACACCTCTACCTGGAGCAATGTCAGCAAACAGGACCAAGTCAAGGAAACCAGTGGCTGGTTGGagccctcccctccctccgtccGTAGGAATATGGAGATCGATGATGGAACATCGACCTGGGGTGAATCCACTACCTTCAACAAGTCTGCCAACATGTGGGATCGCAACAATCCCAATAATGACCCAGGCAACAGTGGCTCAACTCCCAGTAAGAATGGTGGAATGATTATGCCCAACAATAACATCAACAATCATTCTGTCAGCCCTGGGAACAACAATCACCATCATGCTCACCACGTGCACCACCATCCCCATCATGGCCAACCCCCAACTCACCTGCAACACCATGGAAACAACAATGGGTCACCCAACAATGCCGTCTCACATCCAGGTCCTGGTCCCCAAGGCAGACCCCCGCTCGCCAACCCAG GCTGGGGAGAGCTTCCCAGTGTTCAGCCCAAGTCTGAGCCTGCTTGGGGAGAGCCAGCAGCTCCAACATCAACCGTGGACAATGGTACCGCTGCCTGGGGTAAGCCCCAGAGGGGAGTAGGAATGTGGGGAGATGGCAGTCATGAGTCCTCTGGACCCTATGGCAGGGCCAACGGGCCCCCAGGTTCTACGCCCTGCAAGCCAG GCCCTAAACCTATGCAAGAGGGCTggggaaatggaggagaggagatgggcATGTCTACCAGCCAATGGGACACTGAGGATGGGGAAATGTGGAATAGCCCCACCTCCCAGGAGAGCAGCTCCTCGTGCAACTCTTGGGGCAATGGACCCAAGAAATTCCCAAGCAAG gGGAAGATGGGCAACAAGCCAGATGAGGCTTGGATCATGAATCGTCTCATCAAGCAGCTCACTGACATGGGCTTTCCg AGAGACCCTGCTGAGGAGGCTTTAAAGAGCAACAACATGAACCTTGACCAGGCCATGA gCGCCCTGTTGGAGAAGAAGACAGACCTTGACAAGAGAGGTATGGGCATGTCTGACTACAGCAACGGCATGAACAAGCCCATGGTCTGTCGGCCCTCAGCACTCTCCAAAGACCCCTCTGACCGCAACAGCTTTCTCGACAAG GATGGAATGCTGTCAGACGACGCCTCCCCATCACCGTTTCTGCCTTCCCCAAGCCTGAAGCTCCCCCTGGCCAATAGTAGCCTTCCTGGGCAGGGTCTGGGACAGGGCAACCCGGGGCTGGCCATGCAAAACTTGAACAACAGACAACAG ATACCAAGTGGAATGTTTGGCAGTAGTGGAGCAGCACAAACCCGggccatgcagcagcagcagcagcagcagcagcagcagcagcagcagcagcagcagcagcagcagcctcctcagCCACCTGTGCCAcctctcagctcctctcagCCTAGTCTACGTGCTCAAGTGCCTCAGTTTCTCACCCctcag GTCCAAGCACAGCTCTTGCAGTTTGCAGCAAAAAACATAGGTCTGAACCCTGCACTTTTAACCTCACCAATAAACCCTCAACAAATGACCCTGTTGTACCAACTTCAGCAACTGCAAATG GCGTACCAGCGTTTACAAATCCAGCAGCAGATGATGCAGGCGCAGCGCAATGTTTCCGGGCCCATTAGACAACAAGAGCAGCAA GTTGCACGTACAATCACCAacatgcagcagcagatccagcAGCACCAGCGTCAGCTGTACCAGGCGCTGctgatgaagcagcagcaacttccctctcattcctcctcctcttcctcctcctctggtctgCATCACCCTGGTGGCCCCACTGGAGGCCATGGCTCCGGCAAATCAAGCCTTGACCCCTTCACAGGCTCACACCAGGCTCCAGGCCTCGTTGACACAATGCACACCAAAGAGCCGCCGTCTTCGCCCAACGCCTACAGCTCCTACTCCCTTT CTGGACTGAATCCAAACATGAATGTAAACTGCATGGAGGTCGGGGGTCTGTCCCTGAAGGAGCCCCCTCAGCCCCAATCCCGCCTGTCCCAGTGGACACACTCCAACTCCATGGACTCTGGCAACTCCTCAAACATGGAGCACAACCTCAATAAGCATG GTGCCATATCTGCTGCCTCCAATCTGGGCCCCCCAGGGAAGCCCCCCCATCTAGACGACTCCTACAGCCCTTACAATCTTATGTCCAGCTCTGACTCCCCCACCAGCCCCCTGGTACCCCCTGACAGTTGGGGCCAGGGCAAGAGCCCCAATGAAAAGATCACCAACGGAACCAACATTAACTGGCCCCCAG AGTTCTGCCCAGGTGTCCCATGGAAGGGCCTTCAGAACATCGACCCTGAAAATGACCCCAACATGACTCCCGGCAGCGTCCACAGCGGTCCCACCATCAACACCAACATCCATGATGTCAACCGATACCTGCTGCGGGACCGGAATGGAG gtAAACTCTCTGACATGAAGTCCACCTGGTCCCAAGGGCCCATCTCACAGAGCCAAGGCTCACTGTCCCATGAGCTGTGGAAAGTCCCCCAGGGGCCACGCAGCTCTGTAGCTCCTTCCAGACCCCCACCAGGCCTCACTAACAGCAAGTCCTCCTCTACCTGGGGCGGCAACTCGCTGGGCCTGGCCCAAGGCTGGAGCAGCTCTTACACCTCCG AGGGAACCACCTGGAGTACTGACAGCCCCAACAGGACAAGCAGCTGGCTGGTGCTGAGGAATCTCACTCCACAA ATTGATGGTTCAACTCTGCGGACCCTGTGCATGCAGCACGGCCCCCTGATCACATTCCACCTCAACCTGACCCAGGGAAACGCTGTGGTACGCTACAGCTCCAAGGATGAGGCCGCCAAGGCCCAGAAGTCTCTGCACAT GTGCGTGCTTGGAAACACCACTATCCTTGCGGAGTTTGCCGgcgaggaggaggtgaaccGCTTCTTTGCACAAGGTCAGTCACTAGCGGCAAACACCTCTAGCTGGCAGGCCAACCCGGGAACCAATCAAAACCGAATGGGCGGAGCGCCGCAGTCCCACTCCATTGGCCAGTGGAGCAGCGGTGGCAGCAAGAACAGCGGCAACGATCTGCTGTGGGGCGGAGTGCCTCACTACTCCAGCCTTTGGGGACCGCCGGGCGGAGAGGACACCCGCGTGATCGGGAGCCCTACCTCCATCAACACCCTGCTGCCTGGAGATCTACTGAGTGGGGAGTCCATGTAG